The following coding sequences lie in one Rutidosis leptorrhynchoides isolate AG116_Rl617_1_P2 chromosome 4, CSIRO_AGI_Rlap_v1, whole genome shotgun sequence genomic window:
- the LOC139843285 gene encoding tryptophan synthase alpha chain-like produces the protein MYMAIISTPKSVSSLQLQSQYNKPNSLFHLNSPNFTPFSLKSPFNTSMATHAVASSTLGLSETFTKLKREGKVAFIPYITAGDPDLSTTAEALKVLDSCGSDIIELGVPYSDPLADGPVIQAAATRALARGTNFDSILNMLNEVVPQLSCPIALFTYYNPILKRGVEQFMVTVKEVGVHGLVVPDVPLEETEILRREASKHKIELVLLTTPTTPRARMKSIVEATEGFLYLVSSIGVTGARASVSGKVESLLKEIKAESSKPVAVGFGISKPEHVKQVAGWGGDGVIVGSAMVKILGDAKSSEEGLKELAAFTKSLKSALL, from the exons atgtatatggccATCATCAGTACACCCAAATCAGTTTCATCTCTTCAACTTCAATCACAATACAACAAACCCAATTCCCTTTTTCATCTCAATTCTCCAAACTTtactccattttctctcaaatcaCCCTTCAATACTTCAATGGCAACTCATGCAGTCGCTTCATCAACTCTTGGCCTTTCTGAAACTTTTACTAAATTGAAAAGAGAGGGTAAA GTAGCATTCATACCATATATTACAGCGGGTGACCCTGACCTATCAACCACAGCAGAAGCATTGAAGGTGCTCGATTCTTGTGGATCAGATATAATTGAACTCGGTGTTCCATATTCTGATCCCCTGGCCGATGGACCAGTTATTCAG GCTGCAGCCACACGAGCATTGGCAAGAGGAACCAATTTTGATTCAATTCTTAATATGTTGAATGAG GTGGTACCGCAATTATCTTGTCCAATTGCTTTATTCACTTATTACAACCCGATTCTTAAGCGTGGAGTGGAGCAGTTTATGGTTACCGTTAAAGAAGTTGGAGTACATG GACTCGTGGTGCCAGATGTCCCTTTGGAGGAGACTGAGATCTTAAGACGGGAAGCTTCCAAGCACAAGATCGAGTTG GTACTATTAACAACTCCCACTACTCCAAGAGCAAGGATGAAATCAATTGTTGAAGCTACAGAGGGATTTTTGTATCTC gtGAGCTCTATTGGAGTAACGGGAGCTCGTGCTTCAGTAAGCGGAAAAGTTGAATCTCTCTTGAAGGAAATTAAAGCG GAATCAAGTAAGCCCGTAGCTGTTGGCTTCGGCATTTCAAAACCCGAGCATGTGAAACAG GTGGCTGGATGGGGAGGGGACGGTGTGATTGTGGGTAGTGCTATGGTGAAAATATTAGGTGATGCCAAGTCATCAGAGGAAGGTCTTAAAGAACTTGCGGCATTCACCAAGTCCCTCAAATCTGCATTACTTTGA